The proteins below are encoded in one region of Diceros bicornis minor isolate mBicDic1 chromosome 14, mDicBic1.mat.cur, whole genome shotgun sequence:
- the LOC131413945 gene encoding olfactory receptor 11A1-like yields the protein MEILSIGNQTITEFVLLGFYDIAELHLLFFIVFTLIYTSIIIGNMLIIVAVVSSQRLHTPMYYFLANLSFLEILYTSTVVPKMLEGFLQEAAISVAACLLQFFVFGSLATAECFMLTVMAYDRYLAICYPLRYPLLMGPRWCLGLVVIAWLSGFMVDGLVVTLMAQLRFCGPSYIDHFYCDFMPLMGLACSDPSIAQMTTFILSVVCLTIPFGLILTSYAWIVVAVLRVPTGASRRKAFSTCSSHLAVVAAFYGTLIVLYVAPSAVHSQLLLKVFALLYTVVTPLFNPVIYTLRNKEVHQALQRLLYVKQTETLD from the coding sequence ATGGAAATTCTCTCCATAGGAAACCAAACTATTACTGAATTTGTCCTCCTTGGTTTCTACGACATAGCTGAGCTGCATCTCCTTTTCTTTATTGTGTTCACTCTCATCTATACCTCCATCATCATAGGGAATATGCTAATCATTGTGGCAGTGGTTAGCTCCCAGAGGCTCCACACACCCATGTATTACTTTCTGGCTAATCTGTCCTTCCTGGAGATCCTTTATACCTCCACAGTAGTGCCAAAAATGTTGGAGGGCTTCTTGCAGGAGGCAGCCATCTCTGTGGCTGCTTGCTTGCTCCAGTTCTTTGTTTTTGGTTCTCTAGCCACTGCTGAATGCTTCATGCTGACTGTCATGGCATATGATCGCTACCTGGCAATCTGCTACCCACTCCGCTACCCACTCCTCATGGGACCCAGATGGTGCTTGGGGCTGGTAGTCATAGCTTGGCTCTCTGGCTTCATGGTAGATGGATTGGTTGTGACCCTTATGGCCCAGCTGAGATTCTGTGGTCCCAGCTACATTGACCACTTTTACTGTGACTTCATGCCTTTGATGGGCCTGGCCTGCTCAGATCCCAGCATAGCCCAGATGACAACATTCATTCTCTCTGTGGTCTGCCTTACTATTCCTTTTGGACTGATTCTGACATCTTATGCCTGGATTGTGGTAGCTGTGCTGAGAGTTCCTACTGGGGCCAGTAGGAGAAAAGCTTTCTCTACATGCTCCTCTCACTTAGCTGTAGTGGCCGCGTTCTATGGAACTCTCATCGTCTTGTACGTTGCACCATCTGCTGTCCACTCCCAGCTCCTCTTGAAGGTCTTTGCCCTGCTCTACACTGTGGTCACCCCTCTCTTCAATCCTGTGATCTACACCCTGAGGAATAAGGAAGTTCATCAGGCACTACAGAGGCTTCTCTACGTTAAGCAAACAGAAACACTAGACTGA